From Thermotoga sp. Ku-13t, the proteins below share one genomic window:
- a CDS encoding GntR family transcriptional regulator, whose translation MEAIKRASLKEEVLNKIKEFIMKGRFAPGQRIVIDALAKELGVSVTPVREALHHLAAEGLVSIEPRKGFTVRKWEIKEIEDLLYLRMYLEKLAVRLFIEKASEQDINDLAAIIERMNRAVEASDLEGLTMLNSQFHRKILQCSGNQELLKIMESLSAKLHRVRILSLSYPGRMEQSRIEHRIIFEAIKARDIPMAEKAMEEHIKSVMAVLLKRAQEGLI comes from the coding sequence GTGGAAGCAATAAAGCGCGCTTCTTTGAAGGAAGAGGTTCTTAATAAAATCAAGGAGTTCATAATGAAAGGACGCTTCGCACCCGGTCAGAGGATCGTGATCGATGCACTGGCTAAAGAACTGGGTGTCAGTGTCACGCCAGTCAGGGAAGCGTTGCACCATCTTGCAGCCGAAGGGCTGGTTTCAATCGAGCCGAGGAAAGGGTTCACCGTAAGGAAGTGGGAAATCAAAGAAATAGAGGACCTACTTTATCTGAGGATGTACCTTGAAAAACTGGCTGTGAGACTATTCATCGAAAAAGCTTCAGAACAGGATATAAACGATCTTGCCGCGATCATAGAGCGGATGAACAGAGCTGTTGAAGCTTCCGATCTGGAAGGCTTGACGATGCTCAATTCGCAGTTTCACAGAAAAATTCTGCAGTGTTCAGGAAATCAGGAACTTCTCAAAATCATGGAATCTTTGAGTGCAAAGCTTCATAGAGTGAGAATTCTTTCGCTTTCATACCCAGGCAGGATGGAACAGTCACGTATAGAGCACAGAATCATTTTTGAAGCCATAAAGGCAAGAGACATCCCCATGGCGGAGAAAGCCATGGAAGAACACATCAAGAGCGTCATGGCTGTGCTTTTAAAGAGAGCGCAGGAAGGCTTGATCTGA
- a CDS encoding peptide ABC transporter substrate-binding protein — protein MRKFLITVLILALATLFLAQISLQEAAPVIQKLGILKVVDDAPLTWDEFHAAVAKAFPGKENLVKTGSEPVLRKDFIVTLVKVLGLEGEAAKFKEICTLANDEDKVPPEAIGAFTLAFRSDRQLLDYRYGHLLEPFSPITRAEAARSFYQALYPPKRGGTIVTATVANPKGFNTLFTSSGLTWTLCNIIGDGYTGTDDNGFYHPRMIKRLPSLENGLIKILPDGSVAITFELRKGMKWHDGHPVTARDAKFQWEVMTSDAPVTTNYFEKMVQKVEIIDDYTFTIYLPHPVPGMELGSSVYAYYYGWFQLPEHLFREDFEKAKATGNWDAFVQKVMFNPIMTGPYKFKEYVEGQYIALEAFDDYYMGRPNIDQIIFKIIPDSDVIFASTLKGEIDFGRYTLDLKQSLQLQKERGDIFNVYFTPNVALWTLDLNFRDPNDLSKPHQLFSDIRVRQAILYAIDRQQLNQVVFFGLGQIMDTWITEIHIMRDALKGDHIKKYPYDPKKAEQLLAEAGWKKNKQGWLEKDGKIFEFTLIYGAGSSQAELMAQLIQGMLKKVGINVKLEAKPALVIWEEAPMGKFDAWLTGWGYGVSDEALNYWGSDMIPSEENNWGGTNYTGWSNPENDEILAQMAKEVSYEKRVELYKKHFALWTNDLPVLPLISDPTPHFAKKYIKSFNSTYDSGLGWIIYNWYIDTEVR, from the coding sequence ATGCGGAAGTTCCTGATCACCGTCCTGATCCTGGCCCTCGCAACGCTGTTCCTCGCTCAGATCAGTCTTCAGGAAGCGGCACCCGTGATTCAGAAGCTTGGCATTCTCAAAGTTGTCGACGATGCCCCGCTTACGTGGGACGAGTTCCACGCCGCGGTGGCGAAGGCTTTCCCGGGTAAGGAAAACTTGGTCAAAACAGGATCTGAGCCTGTGCTCAGAAAAGACTTCATCGTGACGCTGGTCAAGGTACTGGGGCTCGAAGGAGAAGCAGCGAAGTTCAAAGAAATCTGTACACTCGCTAACGATGAGGACAAAGTTCCACCCGAAGCCATCGGTGCGTTCACGCTTGCCTTCAGGAGCGATAGACAGCTTTTAGACTATCGTTACGGGCATCTTCTTGAACCTTTCTCCCCCATCACCAGGGCTGAGGCAGCAAGATCGTTCTATCAGGCGCTCTATCCTCCAAAACGTGGTGGTACGATCGTGACGGCAACGGTTGCGAATCCGAAAGGATTCAACACTCTATTCACTTCCTCCGGATTGACTTGGACGCTCTGCAACATCATAGGAGATGGATACACGGGAACGGACGACAACGGCTTCTACCATCCGAGGATGATAAAGAGATTGCCCAGCCTGGAAAACGGTTTGATCAAGATCCTGCCAGACGGCTCGGTGGCGATCACCTTCGAGTTGAGGAAGGGCATGAAGTGGCACGATGGTCATCCTGTGACGGCGAGGGATGCGAAGTTCCAGTGGGAAGTGATGACCTCCGACGCACCCGTCACGACGAACTATTTCGAGAAGATGGTTCAGAAGGTGGAAATCATAGACGACTACACCTTCACCATCTATCTGCCCCATCCGGTGCCCGGTATGGAACTTGGTTCTTCGGTCTACGCTTACTACTACGGATGGTTCCAGCTGCCGGAACATCTGTTCAGGGAAGATTTCGAAAAGGCCAAGGCGACCGGGAACTGGGACGCGTTCGTGCAGAAGGTCATGTTCAACCCGATCATGACAGGTCCGTACAAGTTCAAAGAATACGTCGAAGGTCAGTACATAGCACTCGAAGCGTTCGATGATTACTACATGGGCAGACCAAACATCGACCAGATCATCTTCAAGATCATCCCGGACAGCGACGTCATATTCGCTTCCACTCTCAAGGGTGAGATAGACTTTGGAAGGTACACACTGGATCTGAAGCAGAGCTTACAGTTACAGAAAGAGAGAGGCGACATCTTCAACGTTTACTTCACTCCAAACGTCGCGCTGTGGACTCTGGATCTGAACTTCAGAGATCCGAACGATCTCAGCAAACCGCACCAGCTCTTTTCCGATATCAGAGTCAGACAAGCGATTCTATACGCGATAGATCGCCAGCAGCTGAATCAGGTGGTCTTCTTCGGTCTCGGCCAGATCATGGACACCTGGATCACGGAGATCCACATCATGAGGGACGCTCTGAAGGGAGATCACATAAAGAAATATCCTTACGATCCGAAGAAGGCAGAACAGTTGCTGGCCGAAGCCGGCTGGAAGAAGAACAAACAGGGTTGGCTCGAAAAGGACGGCAAGATCTTCGAGTTCACCCTCATATACGGTGCAGGAAGCAGCCAGGCTGAACTCATGGCGCAGCTCATTCAGGGCATGCTCAAGAAGGTGGGTATCAACGTGAAGCTGGAGGCCAAACCGGCACTGGTGATCTGGGAAGAGGCACCCATGGGTAAGTTCGACGCCTGGTTGACAGGCTGGGGCTACGGTGTGAGCGACGAGGCGCTGAACTACTGGGGTTCGGACATGATACCGTCCGAGGAAAACAACTGGGGCGGTACCAACTACACGGGTTGGTCGAATCCTGAGAACGACGAGATACTCGCGCAGATGGCGAAGGAAGTGTCTTACGAAAAGAGAGTGGAGCTTTACAAGAAACACTTCGCGCTGTGGACGAACGATCTGCCAGTTCTGCCACTCATCTCCGATCCAACACCGCACTTCGCAAAGAAGTATATAAAGAGCTTCAACTCCACATACGACAGCGGACTCGGCTGGATCATCTACAACTGGTACATAGACACCGAAGTTAGATGA
- a CDS encoding tripartite tricarboxylate transporter permease, giving the protein MAMLEYLMYGFKVVFIPSNFLWLTLGCFLGTVIGMLPGLGPATGIALLLPLTFVMKPETALITMCAIFYGAMFGGSRSSILLNIPGDGSAVASCFDGYPMTLKGEAEAALAISAIASFIGGLISSIAFVLLALPLAKIALMFGPPEYFALMVLALTATASMSEGKVLKGLLSMALGLMVSMVGLDPQSGVSRFTFGNLELHGGIDFVVVIIGIYGLGEVFKNLEKIGRGEMLQPIKKKFGKIWITKEQWKRSFIPILRATPIGFLIGILPGAGGTIAALMSYNVEKKLSKEPERFGKGAIEGLAAPEAANNACSIGAILPTFTLGIPGSGTAAIMLGALMIYGLQPGPLLFEFYPEIGWGVVASLFVGNFVAAIMNLPLAGLIVRILAIPPKILYPLVTALCFIGVYAINLSVVDFYLLILFGILGYAMRKLEIPTAPMILASVVGRKFEQSFRQSLMISGGDFSIFFKSGISVTLLILAVLSLVYPVISAAVKRKRHAI; this is encoded by the coding sequence ATGGCCATGCTGGAGTATTTGATGTACGGGTTCAAAGTTGTTTTCATACCATCCAATTTCCTCTGGCTGACACTTGGATGCTTCTTAGGCACAGTCATTGGGATGCTGCCGGGCCTTGGGCCAGCCACGGGCATAGCTTTGCTCTTACCTTTGACGTTCGTAATGAAACCGGAGACTGCTTTGATAACGATGTGCGCGATCTTCTACGGGGCGATGTTCGGAGGTTCAAGAAGTTCGATCTTGCTGAACATTCCGGGCGACGGATCGGCTGTGGCGTCGTGCTTTGACGGTTATCCGATGACTTTGAAGGGAGAGGCAGAAGCCGCCCTGGCAATCTCAGCGATAGCCTCTTTCATAGGCGGTTTGATATCTTCAATCGCTTTTGTCTTACTGGCTCTGCCACTTGCAAAGATCGCGCTCATGTTCGGGCCACCGGAATACTTCGCCTTGATGGTCCTCGCTCTCACGGCAACAGCTTCCATGTCTGAAGGAAAAGTTTTAAAAGGCCTTCTTTCCATGGCACTCGGTTTGATGGTCTCGATGGTCGGGCTCGATCCCCAGTCTGGTGTTTCCAGGTTCACCTTTGGTAATCTCGAACTGCATGGTGGGATAGATTTCGTCGTGGTGATCATAGGCATCTACGGTCTGGGTGAAGTTTTCAAAAATCTGGAAAAAATTGGTCGCGGAGAAATGTTGCAGCCAATAAAGAAAAAATTCGGCAAAATCTGGATCACCAAAGAGCAGTGGAAACGCAGCTTTATACCGATACTCAGGGCAACTCCCATAGGCTTTTTGATAGGTATCTTACCCGGGGCCGGTGGTACAATAGCTGCTCTCATGTCTTACAACGTTGAAAAGAAGCTTTCGAAGGAACCTGAAAGGTTCGGTAAAGGAGCAATAGAAGGTCTGGCTGCACCGGAAGCAGCGAACAACGCCTGTTCCATCGGTGCAATACTTCCCACGTTCACGCTTGGTATTCCTGGGTCCGGAACCGCCGCGATCATGCTTGGCGCTTTGATGATCTACGGTCTTCAACCTGGTCCACTCTTGTTCGAGTTCTACCCGGAGATCGGCTGGGGTGTGGTCGCAAGTTTGTTCGTTGGTAACTTTGTGGCAGCCATCATGAACCTTCCACTTGCAGGTTTGATCGTGAGAATACTGGCGATTCCACCCAAGATACTGTATCCTTTAGTAACGGCTCTGTGTTTCATAGGAGTTTACGCCATCAACCTGAGCGTTGTGGATTTCTATCTGCTGATTCTGTTCGGCATCCTTGGTTATGCGATGAGAAAGCTTGAAATTCCAACCGCTCCCATGATACTCGCCAGTGTCGTGGGTAGAAAATTTGAGCAATCCTTCAGACAATCTTTGATGATCTCTGGAGGAGATTTTTCCATCTTCTTCAAGTCCGGCATATCGGTGACTCTGCTGATTCTGGCAGTTCTGTCGCTCGTTTATCCTGTCATCTCGGCAGCAGTGAAGAGGAAACGTCACGCGATATAA
- a CDS encoding tripartite tricarboxylate transporter TctB family protein codes for MKDRYLSVAVLAFGVIYTIAAWNLPRAPVGNPLGPVYFPLGLGLLVTIIGFLMLLQSLKSHHEERAHAKSGKSAFQILATLVLCVAYALMFNKLGFLFSSFVFLSALLILLNGLRKWLMSLSISILYTAGVWYLFEKVFLINLP; via the coding sequence GTGAAGGATAGATACTTGTCTGTCGCGGTGCTTGCTTTCGGAGTTATTTACACGATCGCTGCCTGGAATTTGCCAAGGGCTCCCGTTGGAAATCCTCTTGGACCTGTTTATTTTCCGCTCGGATTAGGATTACTCGTGACGATAATAGGCTTTTTGATGCTGTTACAGAGCCTGAAATCACATCATGAAGAACGTGCACATGCAAAATCTGGAAAAAGCGCATTCCAGATTTTAGCAACGCTCGTGCTTTGTGTGGCCTACGCGCTGATGTTCAACAAACTTGGGTTTCTGTTCTCCTCTTTTGTTTTTTTGAGCGCCCTCTTGATTCTTCTAAACGGACTTAGAAAATGGTTGATGAGCCTCAGCATTTCTATACTCTACACCGCTGGAGTTTGGTATCTCTTCGAGAAAGTCTTTTTGATAAACCTCCCGTAG
- a CDS encoding tripartite tricarboxylate transporter substrate-binding protein: MKVKLLTVIVLSALAVSLFATYPDKPLNFIAPGGPGGGWDTTIRVVAQVLKETGLVTQPIVVTNMPGGGGGVGLAHMQTKKGDPYTIIVFSPPLLLINLTGQTQYSFKDLTPLAMLIHDYGAFAISKKSKFNSISEVMEALKKDPKSVKVGGISAFGSMDHIQFLIAAKAAGVQNLKDITYVSFQEGEHLAALLGGHIDVLSTGLAEVTTALQTGTIKVLAITAPQRVSGILANVPTLKEEGIDAEFVNWRGLFGPPEMPDYAVDYWINTLSKMVQTMEWERFVAKYNWTKAFMPGKEFLNYLEKVNEEYKVILKELGLYRGE; the protein is encoded by the coding sequence ATGAAGGTGAAACTTCTCACAGTGATCGTCCTATCTGCCCTGGCCGTGTCACTCTTCGCAACTTATCCGGACAAACCTCTCAACTTCATCGCGCCCGGTGGACCTGGAGGCGGATGGGACACGACAATAAGGGTTGTAGCACAGGTTCTGAAGGAAACGGGTCTTGTCACCCAACCGATCGTCGTTACAAACATGCCTGGTGGTGGCGGCGGAGTGGGCCTAGCGCACATGCAGACCAAGAAAGGTGATCCCTACACAATTATTGTCTTCTCGCCACCGTTGTTGCTGATCAACCTGACCGGCCAGACGCAGTATTCTTTCAAAGATCTAACTCCACTGGCGATGCTCATACACGACTACGGCGCCTTCGCAATCTCGAAGAAGTCCAAGTTCAACAGCATCAGCGAAGTCATGGAAGCTTTGAAGAAGGATCCAAAGAGTGTCAAAGTGGGTGGCATATCGGCCTTCGGCTCGATGGACCATATCCAGTTCCTGATCGCCGCAAAGGCTGCCGGGGTTCAGAACCTCAAGGACATAACTTACGTGTCGTTCCAGGAGGGTGAACACCTTGCCGCCCTGCTCGGAGGACACATCGACGTGCTCTCAACAGGCCTTGCTGAGGTCACAACGGCACTCCAGACAGGTACCATAAAAGTTCTCGCCATCACGGCTCCTCAGAGAGTTTCTGGAATCCTCGCGAACGTGCCGACTTTGAAGGAAGAAGGCATCGACGCTGAATTTGTGAACTGGCGTGGCTTGTTTGGACCACCGGAAATGCCAGACTACGCAGTGGATTACTGGATAAACACCCTCTCGAAGATGGTACAAACGATGGAATGGGAAAGGTTCGTGGCAAAGTACAACTGGACCAAAGCGTTCATGCCTGGCAAAGAGTTCCTGAACTATCTGGAGAAGGTCAACGAAGAATACAAAGTAATACTGAAAGAACTCGGTCTGTACAGAGGTGAATGA
- a CDS encoding MurR/RpiR family transcriptional regulator: MIENVEALIRANHHRFTKKETTLARYILENPEKVVYMTITELTDELKLGQGTVIRFCQKIGFPGFHAFKIALAKTLGQQSHEEVKMESLILEVKQSHIQAIEETSKLLSENEDVVRSCAEKIATCRRLYLLGVGASGVTALDAFYKFMRIGVDVRYTNDPHMLAMLLADCNEKDCVLAFSQSGSTALVVDLATLAKKNRACVIAVTGYSKSPLTKFSDFVLLTSIRESPFQSGAIRSKIAQLHVLEVLFEYTKSMLGLKADEVTKKTASAVEKWIY; the protein is encoded by the coding sequence GTGATTGAAAATGTTGAAGCGCTCATAAGGGCCAATCATCACCGCTTCACCAAGAAAGAGACAACACTTGCCAGGTACATTTTGGAGAATCCCGAAAAGGTTGTCTACATGACGATCACCGAGCTGACAGATGAGTTGAAATTGGGTCAGGGTACAGTCATCAGATTCTGCCAGAAGATAGGTTTTCCCGGTTTTCATGCTTTCAAGATTGCTTTAGCCAAGACCTTGGGCCAGCAGTCCCACGAAGAAGTGAAAATGGAAAGCCTGATTCTCGAGGTAAAACAGAGTCACATTCAAGCGATCGAGGAAACCTCGAAACTTTTGTCTGAGAATGAAGACGTGGTCCGTTCCTGTGCAGAAAAAATAGCCACCTGCAGGAGATTGTATCTGCTCGGTGTTGGTGCATCAGGTGTGACGGCTCTGGATGCATTCTACAAGTTTATGCGAATCGGTGTTGATGTAAGATACACAAACGATCCTCACATGCTGGCAATGCTTCTGGCAGATTGCAACGAGAAAGACTGTGTACTCGCTTTCTCTCAAAGCGGTTCAACTGCTCTAGTTGTGGACCTGGCGACTCTGGCGAAGAAAAACAGAGCCTGTGTCATAGCAGTGACAGGTTACAGTAAATCACCCTTGACGAAGTTTTCAGATTTCGTTTTATTGACCTCCATAAGAGAAAGTCCCTTCCAGAGTGGAGCGATACGGTCCAAAATAGCTCAGCTACACGTGCTCGAGGTACTCTTTGAATACACGAAATCAATGCTTGGTTTAAAGGCAGATGAGGTAACAAAGAAAACCGCGAGCGCGGTGGAAAAGTGGATATATTGA
- a CDS encoding ABC transporter permease: MKRYLLIRFLELIPIFFLISLIIFFILNAMPGDPLLTMRMENPRAMTRDPARIAELRKYYHLDDPLIVRYAVWLWSFLKADLGYSSMYKQPVLGIILKRLPNTLLLTITAWLIGLFVAFPIGIYSAVRKYSFFDYFFTVLAFIGISMPTFWFALMAIIVFSVWLGWFPVTGVQTYGVSGFWNIFFDRLKHLALPALVLGLVQVAYWVRYIRTALLEVLDQDYIRTAYSKGADERRVILKHALRNMLIPIITIIALDIPYFFGGALIIETIFSWPGMGRLIYEAVLASDYNLAINCLMFLAVITLLSNLLADILYVIVDPRIRLGEKAV; encoded by the coding sequence TTGAAGAGGTATCTTCTGATAAGATTCCTCGAGTTGATACCCATCTTCTTTCTGATCTCTCTGATCATCTTCTTCATCCTGAACGCTATGCCCGGTGATCCGTTGCTGACCATGAGGATGGAAAACCCGAGGGCCATGACGCGGGATCCCGCCAGGATCGCCGAGTTGAGAAAATACTATCATCTGGACGATCCTCTCATAGTTCGCTACGCGGTGTGGCTCTGGAGCTTTCTCAAGGCCGATCTGGGTTACTCTTCGATGTACAAACAACCCGTGCTCGGGATAATACTGAAACGTCTTCCGAACACGCTGCTTTTGACGATAACGGCCTGGTTGATAGGCCTGTTCGTCGCTTTTCCCATAGGAATCTACTCGGCGGTGAGGAAATATTCCTTCTTCGACTACTTCTTCACCGTTCTGGCGTTCATCGGCATATCCATGCCGACCTTCTGGTTCGCGCTGATGGCCATAATCGTTTTCTCGGTGTGGTTGGGATGGTTCCCCGTGACGGGCGTTCAGACGTACGGTGTGAGTGGCTTCTGGAACATATTCTTCGACAGGCTTAAACATCTGGCCCTACCCGCGCTCGTGCTCGGACTGGTGCAGGTGGCTTACTGGGTCCGATACATCAGAACCGCCCTGCTGGAAGTTCTGGATCAGGACTACATAAGGACCGCTTATTCGAAAGGTGCGGACGAGAGAAGGGTGATACTGAAACACGCCCTGAGGAACATGCTCATACCGATAATAACCATCATTGCGCTGGACATACCCTATTTCTTCGGAGGTGCGCTGATCATTGAAACGATCTTCTCCTGGCCCGGAATGGGCAGGCTCATCTATGAAGCCGTGCTTGCGAGCGATTACAACCTGGCGATAAACTGTCTGATGTTTCTTGCTGTGATCACATTACTCTCGAACCTTCTCGCGGACATACTCTACGTGATCGTGGATCCGAGGATAAGACTGGGCGAAAAGGCGGTGTGA
- a CDS encoding isocitrate lyase/PEP mutase family protein, giving the protein MAEWRARERARKLREYLNREGKLTLRVCAYDALSARLIELSGFEVVGTTGYGISASLIGQPDIGLVGYAEMLERVRTIANATDLPVDADIDTGYGNALNVYWAVKNFARIGVAGVRLEDQVWPKRCGHMEGKSIVSLEEMVSKIKAAVDARNEENPDLVIGARTDARSVAGFEEVLRRAKAYAEAGADYIYVEAPQSIEEVRTLVREVPKPISFNIIPGGKTPLFDFNELVKVGVRYLSIPMVCLYPATKAMMEALRALKEGNFQKVVDLGVSWSEFNEIVGYSEWRKLESKYSH; this is encoded by the coding sequence ATGGCCGAGTGGAGAGCACGGGAAAGGGCACGTAAATTGCGAGAATACCTCAACCGGGAAGGAAAGCTGACTTTGAGGGTCTGTGCTTACGACGCACTCTCAGCGCGGTTGATAGAACTTTCAGGTTTCGAGGTGGTTGGAACGACAGGCTATGGTATATCCGCTTCGCTGATTGGTCAGCCGGACATAGGACTGGTAGGATACGCTGAAATGCTTGAAAGGGTCAGAACGATTGCCAACGCGACGGATCTACCAGTCGATGCTGACATAGACACTGGCTATGGTAACGCGCTCAACGTTTACTGGGCCGTGAAAAATTTTGCCAGGATAGGTGTTGCGGGCGTGAGGCTTGAGGATCAGGTCTGGCCGAAAAGATGTGGACATATGGAAGGTAAAAGCATAGTATCTCTGGAGGAAATGGTCAGCAAAATAAAAGCGGCTGTGGATGCAAGGAACGAAGAAAATCCAGACCTCGTCATAGGAGCAAGGACGGACGCAAGGTCTGTCGCAGGTTTTGAAGAAGTGCTGCGCCGTGCGAAAGCGTACGCAGAAGCTGGTGCGGATTACATCTACGTGGAAGCACCCCAGTCCATCGAAGAGGTCAGGACACTGGTTCGCGAAGTTCCTAAACCCATATCTTTCAACATCATACCTGGTGGTAAGACCCCCTTGTTCGACTTCAACGAACTCGTCAAGGTCGGTGTGAGATATCTGTCCATACCGATGGTGTGTCTGTATCCAGCCACCAAGGCCATGATGGAAGCTCTGAGGGCTTTGAAAGAGGGAAACTTTCAAAAAGTTGTTGATCTCGGTGTCAGCTGGTCGGAATTCAACGAGATCGTTGGATACAGTGAATGGAGAAAGCTGGAATCTAAGTATTCACATTGA
- a CDS encoding M14 family zinc carboxypeptidase gives MDFQSVVKEIPDYKRFFYVDEFDQRTDELAKKYPDIVEVTVAGYSRKNHPIRLIRIKGGTKNALLFGCPHPNEPIGAMMLDFLAEKLASDEKFRSQFDYTWYIVKVIDPDGTKLNEGWFSNPESIRSYAQHFYRPPGYLQVEWTFPVDYKTLHFHNPLPETQVLMKIIDETKPSFMYSLHNAGFGGVYYYISKEADPLYEIYQKIPAMFSVPLSLGEPEVPYAKTLSKAVYKLFPISEEYDYLEKHAGVDPAQIIRAGASSDEYASRVANTFSLVCEVPYYYDPRIEDTSEADMSRRQARLIAWEKSKEHYEKIKEPFECCASFEEAKNFAFYETLKNYVETMPAHLEAERHWIETDPELERKATVAEVFDNLYVTEFYQSLSLGMLKRLIDGVLSLRKDEKLKELRQKVEEAFEEKMDYLYKNLNYKAIPIKNLVAIQLLAGLRTAWYLQGGSEA, from the coding sequence ATGGACTTTCAGAGCGTGGTTAAAGAAATTCCTGACTACAAAAGATTCTTCTACGTGGACGAATTCGATCAGAGGACGGACGAACTTGCAAAGAAGTATCCAGACATCGTGGAAGTTACGGTGGCCGGATACTCACGGAAGAATCATCCCATAAGGTTGATAAGGATCAAGGGCGGAACGAAGAACGCGTTGCTCTTTGGTTGTCCGCATCCCAACGAACCCATAGGTGCGATGATGCTGGACTTTCTCGCTGAAAAGCTCGCGAGCGATGAAAAGTTCAGATCCCAGTTTGACTACACCTGGTACATCGTAAAGGTGATCGATCCAGACGGGACGAAGCTGAACGAAGGTTGGTTTTCAAATCCAGAATCCATAAGGAGTTACGCACAGCATTTCTACAGACCCCCTGGATATCTGCAGGTCGAATGGACCTTCCCGGTGGATTACAAAACGTTGCACTTCCACAACCCGCTTCCAGAGACGCAGGTGTTGATGAAGATCATCGACGAAACCAAACCTTCCTTCATGTACTCTCTGCACAACGCAGGTTTTGGAGGCGTTTACTATTACATAAGTAAGGAAGCAGACCCACTGTACGAGATCTATCAAAAAATACCGGCCATGTTCAGCGTGCCACTCTCGCTCGGCGAACCGGAAGTTCCATACGCGAAGACTCTTTCAAAAGCTGTTTACAAGCTGTTTCCCATCAGTGAGGAGTACGACTATCTCGAAAAACATGCAGGGGTGGATCCTGCACAGATCATCAGAGCCGGTGCCAGTTCGGACGAATACGCGAGCAGGGTCGCAAACACTTTCTCACTGGTGTGCGAGGTACCCTATTATTACGATCCCAGGATCGAGGACACATCGGAAGCAGACATGAGCAGGAGACAAGCCAGATTGATCGCGTGGGAGAAGTCCAAAGAGCATTATGAAAAAATCAAAGAACCGTTCGAATGCTGTGCGAGCTTTGAGGAGGCCAAAAATTTCGCGTTCTACGAGACGCTTAAGAATTATGTGGAAACCATGCCCGCGCATTTGGAAGCGGAAAGGCACTGGATAGAGACGGATCCAGAACTCGAGAGAAAGGCCACGGTCGCAGAGGTGTTTGACAATCTGTACGTGACTGAGTTCTACCAGAGTCTGAGCCTGGGCATGCTCAAAAGGTTGATAGACGGTGTTCTTAGTCTGAGAAAGGATGAAAAGCTGAAGGAATTGAGGCAGAAAGTGGAGGAAGCTTTCGAGGAGAAGATGGATTATCTGTACAAGAATTTGAATTACAAAGCAATTCCAATAAAGAATCTGGTCGCCATCCAGTTGCTTGCGGGCCTGCGCACGGCGTGGTACCTTCAGGGAGGTTCTGAAGCTTGA
- a CDS encoding ROK family protein: MIIAAVDMGGTSIKGALIQDGGMGEMIVKLVCRKNPLKSLIEFIDELVFQVHDNSGIIDAIAIASAGRIDSERGVVLYASPNIPNWTGTPLARMLSERYKTPCFVLNDARAAALGEARIRNVDSLVMLTIGTGLGGGIIIDGKLIQGVHYEAGEIGHTILKPNGRSCNCGKRGCAEQYISMKVLHRYSGIKDRKQLLEMFQKQEERVIGAVERMCEDLAVLVDKLFLMFDPNLIVIGGGFSELGPYALEILRKKVEPYASRSLYNTSQIELSMLKNEAGMVGAAIYAQEKLSGVRSCD, from the coding sequence ATGATCATTGCGGCTGTGGATATGGGCGGGACATCAATCAAGGGTGCTTTGATTCAGGATGGTGGAATGGGCGAAATGATCGTTAAACTAGTCTGTAGAAAAAATCCTTTAAAGTCCCTGATCGAATTCATCGACGAGTTAGTTTTTCAGGTCCATGATAATAGTGGTATTATTGACGCTATAGCTATAGCCAGCGCGGGAAGGATAGATTCAGAACGTGGAGTTGTGCTGTACGCTTCGCCAAACATTCCAAACTGGACAGGCACTCCCTTAGCCAGGATGTTATCGGAGCGCTACAAAACGCCATGTTTTGTGCTCAACGACGCAAGAGCAGCCGCGCTCGGTGAGGCTAGGATTCGGAACGTTGACAGCTTAGTGATGCTGACCATTGGTACGGGGCTGGGCGGAGGGATTATAATAGACGGAAAATTGATTCAAGGTGTCCACTACGAAGCTGGAGAAATAGGGCACACAATTCTTAAACCGAATGGCAGGAGCTGTAACTGCGGCAAGAGAGGTTGTGCGGAACAATATATATCCATGAAAGTACTGCACAGATACAGTGGTATAAAGGATAGAAAGCAGCTGTTGGAAATGTTCCAGAAACAGGAAGAGAGAGTCATCGGGGCCGTCGAACGTATGTGTGAAGATCTGGCAGTGCTGGTTGATAAGCTCTTCTTGATGTTTGATCCAAATCTTATAGTTATTGGAGGAGGATTCTCTGAACTTGGGCCGTACGCACTTGAGATACTCAGAAAAAAGGTGGAACCGTACGCGAGTAGATCCCTGTACAACACATCACAAATAGAACTTTCGATGCTCAAGAACGAAGCAGGTATGGTCGGTGCGGCAATTTATGCTCAGGAGAAACTCTCTGGGGTGAGAAGTTGTGATTGA